One segment of Mangifera indica cultivar Alphonso unplaced genomic scaffold, CATAS_Mindica_2.1 Un_0115, whole genome shotgun sequence DNA contains the following:
- the LOC123207904 gene encoding pentatricopeptide repeat-containing protein At2g44880-like, whose product MREQQQLLWRSIDRKILSLLEGTCTRKYLFQIHAFVLRNAIETNVNLFTKFVATCVQLAGILYARRVFDQRLRRDDTFLCNSMIKAHVRMRQFAESFTLYEHLRRYTGFVPDNFTFTTLAKSCCLRMAISEGLQLHSHVLKIGYCLDLYVSTALVDMYSKFGKMGWANKVFDEMTDRSLVSWTTLISGYARSGEMVHAKKLFDEMSATERGDSAVYNAMIDGYVKLGDMVSARSLFEEMPDRNVISWTSMIYGFCANGDVLAGRSLFDSMPEKNLFSWNVMIGGYYQNKQPREALKLFHELQASRLFEPDEVTIVSILPAIADLGALDLGSWVHQFVQRRKLDRKTNVCTALVDMYAKCGEIAKARRVFGEMPEKEIASWNALVNGFAVNGCAKEALEAFLEMMREEVKPNDITMIGVLSACNHGGLVEEGKRWFEAMEEFGLTPKIEHYGCMVDLLGRAGRLEEAEKLIHSMPYEANGIILSSFLCACGNSKDVTRAERVLNKVVALDPRNDGNYVMLRNLYATEERWRDADEIKGLMRSNGIKKEVGCSVIEVDCRVSEFQCGDRMNPQWEMIEPILRLMWTHMKGQDNYRCLQRS is encoded by the coding sequence ATGAGGGAACAACAACAGCTTCTCTGGCGTTCAATAGACAGAAAAATCCTTTCTCTGCTTGAGGGTACCTGCACGAGAAAGTATCTCTTCCAAATCCACGCTTTTGTGCTCCGTAACGCCATCGAAACAAATGTTAACCTTTTCACTAAATTCGTCGCAACCTGCGTTCAACTCGCTGGTATCCTTTACGCACGGCGCGTGTTCGATCAGAGGCTTCGTAGAGACGACACTTTCCTTTGCAATTCTATGATCAAAGCACATGTGCGTATGCGCCAATTCGCTGAATCTTTCACTCTTTATGAACATCTTAGAAGGTACACGGGTTTTGTTCCCGATAATTTTACGTTTACAACATTGGCCAAGTCTTGTTGTTTGAGAATGGCGATTTCGGAGGGTTTGCAATTGCACAGtcatgttttgaaaattggataTTGCTTAGATTTGTATGTGTCCACTGCATTGGTTGATATGTACTCGAAATTTGGGAAAATGGGTTGGGCCAATaaagtgtttgatgaaatgactgACAGAAGTTTAGTGTCATGGACAACTCTCATTTCTGGGTATGCGAGGTCTGGCGAAATGGTTCATGCTAAGAAACTTTTTGATGAGATGTCTGCGACTGAGAGAGGAGACTCTGCTGTATATAATGCAATGATTGATGGTTATGTAAAATTAGGAGATATGGTTTCGGCTCGAAGTTTGTTTGAAGAGATGCCAGATAGGAATGTGATTTCTTGGACTAGTATGATTTATGGGTTTTGCGCAAATGGTGATGTTTTAGCTGGTAGGTCATTGTTTGATTCCATGCCAGAGAAGAACCTATTTTCTTGGAATGTAATGATTGGAGGGtattaccaaaataaacaaCCCCGTGAAGCGTTGAAGTTGTTCCATGAACTGCAAGCAAGCAGATTATTTGAACCTGACGAGGTAACCATTGTAAGCATTCTTCCAGCTATTGCTGATTTGGGTGCTTTGGATTTGGGCAGCTGGGTTCACCAGTTTGTTCAGAGGAGGAAACTTGACAGAAAAACCAATGTGTGTACTGCACTTGTTGATATGTATGCAAAGTGTGGTGAAATTGCCAAAGCAAGAAGAGTCTTTGGTGAAATGCCCGAAAAGGAAATAGCTTCTTGGAATGCTCTCGTAAATGGATTTGCTGTCAATGGATGTGCCAAGGAAGCATTGGAGGCTTTCTTGGAGATGATGCGGGAAGAAGTCAAGCCAAATGATATTACCATGATTGGTGTTTTGTCTGCGTGTAACCATGGTGGTTTGGTGGAGGAAGGGAAGCGATGGTTTGAAGCAATGGAGGAGTTTGGACTTACCCCGAAAATTGAGCATTATGGTTGTATGGTAGATCTATTAGGGAGGGCAGGACGCTTGGAGGAAGCTGAAAAGTTGATCCATAGTATGCCTTACGAGGCTAATGGAATAATTCTTAGTTCATTTTTATGTGCATGTGGGAACTCAAAGGATGTTACAAGGGCTGAGAGAGTGTTGAACAAAGTTGTTGCTTTGGATCCAAGGAATGATGGGAACTATGTCATGCTGAGAAATTTGTATGCAACAGAGGAAAGATGGAGAGATGCAGATGAAATTAAGGGTCTGATGAGGAGCAATGGGATTAAAAAAGAAGTAGGCTGTAGTGTTATTGAGGTTGATTGTAGGGTTTCCGAGTTTCAATGTGGAGATAGAATGAATCCACAATGGGAAATGATAGAGCCGATCTTGAGGCTGATGTGGACGCACATGAAGGGACAAGACAACTATCGATGTTTGCAAAGATCATGA